The Columba livia isolate bColLiv1 breed racing homer chromosome 21, bColLiv1.pat.W.v2, whole genome shotgun sequence genome has a segment encoding these proteins:
- the LOC102093138 gene encoding forkhead-associated domain-containing protein 1 isoform X7, with the protein MSYPPVKRRTAWTGQLQLVAEPKPRTPASPSHLPSLRGPHPPSSPGNWAPGAAGHVPHPPLRKRPLSAWARSVATTVPSDAFSGTSMVRPASTNISGNGASGVGGAPSPGTHDTDVLQEKGDRLVQSEKEISHLSGLETESKQKDAVIRDLQDEIAAMAKTLAQAAARNEVELSQKLLTFDRELGAKTEEIRALREQISNLQKGSSQVFSYSLYERDLEIGRLRKEGEKLKRDHALAAGLVISLQREITGKEQKIQQLKDDVEKMKRESREKDHQLAVISAKCSRIKEEMKHELGEREVIIACRNRIEELERDLGRLQEEIQKCSTEQESTRNQLAQKAKAEEELKETCARQVLQLREMGRRERLLRAELGQGKEQLESFKTRVMRACSPAAACIAGKAVTEQQVIEKVGEICKENQQSHEREKGLQEELSSRLSKEKEVSANLEVFKKSVCGLQECLRSSCSSDSLRGQLGRLEVTILDPSVLAIGVAVVEMASVLLSWLEDTEQLLASTGMDPHASSKGLLAALRELLEDYQEATQRKRLLQAQLEKVQESQAALLQEHVKELEAKHKHDLQTKINQIILEKDKDNKEILESTIAKEKDKCKQSLEEEQKKTQDLESHLRSVTEVMEKKAKEQEVSDCKLREAVRNLEEAATREITLQQQVLVRDEQLKTIQEENEFQRRKLEEEILEYKEQIKQHSLTIVTLEERLVETKQQQKTLEEENAALVEKLEGFQGDAHQSTSGTCLEASPAAEMPGCVKFREELAAAQSILLSKEAVIAGLTRELVETRARMSDMRGELGEEQKVELERNLSQVKRQERELNLLREKLCQMSSLVEKKDGALKAAAEELRRARDDCQALRDAARETAEETEDAPGIPVQAGEASERCWKREEHKGGCSSRWRDCRGIVQPVPQRWQPACQRGRLDAWGPSADSQPDDEREEPALDLADLGAKCRGLRHEETIQRQKEGLGELRERIKMLEKMQSSVVMNKVSEPLVVLMKDLPEDIVQKTGLEKEPAAVSGVKLKTSKVPGSGLNGATNEAMSSKMADEMDLGEKMYLDVLGALGRLLKMEELSGMQPLKHLPREGRQEAGLQRRKDLALLYDKIRHLKSCLERKEEMLKDYESNVEQLRLNQASLQRCQEEMSKLDTEVYKEAEEKALLREALERTQLQLSQEKQLLRAAKLQKPGAKKPFCSGKLKAKHHAAGGFKKGST; encoded by the exons ctTCGACCAACATCTCAGGCAATGGTGCGAGTGGTGTGGGGGGAGCCCCTTCCCCAGGAACTCACGACACAGATGTCCTGCAGGAGAAG GGTGACAGGCTTGTGCAATCAGAGAAGGAAATCAGTCACCTATCTGGTTTGGAAACAGAATCAAAGCAGAAAGATGCTGTGATAAGGGATCTGCAGGACGAGATTGCGGCGATGGCGAAGACTTTGGCTCAGGCGGCGGCGAGGAACGAGGTGGAGCTGAGCCAGAAGCTGCTCACCTTCGACCGAGAGCTGGGAGCCAAAACAGAGGAGATCAGAGCCCTGAGGGAACAG ATCAGCAACCTGCAGAAAGGCTCGAGCCAGGTTTTCAGCTATTCCCTCTATGAAAGAGACCTGGAGATCGGAAGGCTGCGGAAAGAAGGCGAGAAGCTGAAGAGGGACCACGCTTTGGCTGCAG GTCTAGTGATCAGCCTGCAACGAGAGATCACCGGGAAGGAGCAGAAAATCCAGCAGCTCAAGGATGACGTTGAGAAGATGAAGAGGGAAAGCAGGGAAAAGGACCATCAGCTCGCGGTCATTTCTGCCAAG TGCTCTAGAATTAAAGAGGAAATGAAACATGAACTTGGAGAGCGAGAAGTAATAATTGCGTGCCGAAAT CGCATCGAGGAGCTGGAACGTGacctggggaggctgcaggaggaAATCCAGAAGTGTAGCACTGAGCAGGAGAGCACCCGAAACCAGCTGGCCCAGAAAGCCAAG GCTGAGGAGGAGCTGAAGGAAACCTGTGCCAGGCAAGTGCTGCAGCTGCGGGAGATGGGGCGCAGGGAGCGGCTGCTGCGAGCGGAGCTGGGGCAGGGCAAGGAGCAG CTGGAGTCCTTCAAAACCCGAGTGATGCGAGCctgttctccagcagcagcgTGCATTGCGGGGAAAGCCGTAACGGAGCAGCAG GTGATAGAGAAGGTCGGGGAGATCtgcaaagaaaaccaacaaagtCATGAGAGAGAGAAGGGTCTGCAGGAGGAATTAAGCTCCAGGCTCTCGAAGGAAAAGGAGGTGTCTGCAAATCTGGAGGTGTTCAAGAAATCTGTGTGTGGGCTCCAG GAGTGCCTgaggagctcctgcagcagtgACAGCCTGCGAGGGcagctggggaggctggaggtgaCAATCCTGGACCCCTCCGTCTTGGCCATTGGAGTggctgtggtggagatggcatcTGTCCTCCTGTCCTGGCTGGAGGacacagagcagctcctggcCAGCACAGGGATGGACCCGCATGCCTCCAGCAAAG GGCTCTTGGCTGCTCTCAGGGAATTGTTGGAGGATTATCAGGAAGCCACACAGAGGAAGAGGCTATTACAG GCTCAATTAGAGAAGGTCCAGGAGTCGCAGGCGGCTTTGCTGCAGGAGCACGTGAAGGAGCTGGAAGCGAAACACAAGCACGACctacagacaaaaataaatcaaatcatATTGGAAAAGGACAAGGACAACAAAGAG ATTCTGGAGAGCACCATCGCCAAGGAGAAGGACAAGTGCAAGCAGTCCCTggaggaagaacagaagaagaCCCAAGACCTGGAGAGCCACCTGCGAAGCGTGACCGAG GTAAtggaaaagaaggcaaaagagcaggaGGTTTCAGACTGCAAACTGAGAGAAGCTGTGCGCAACCTGGAGGAAGCTGCGACACGAGAG ATAACGTTGCAGCAACAGGTTCTCGTGCGAGACGAGCAGCTCAAGACCATTCAGGAGGAGAATGAGTTTCAGAGGCGGAAACTGGAAGAAGAAATACTGGAATATAAAGAGCAAATAAAGCAACATTCCCTGACAATTGTGACCTTAGAGGAAAGGTTGGTGGAgaccaagcagcagcagaagacgCTGGAGGAGGAAAATGCAGCGCTTGTGGAAAAATTAGAAG GATTTCAGGGTGATGCTCACCAGTCAACATCAGGAACTTGTCTGGAGgcttctcctgctgcagagATGCCCGGCTGTGT GAAATTCAGGGAGGAGCTGGCAGCGGCGCAGAGCATCCTCCTGTCCAAGGAGGCCGTCATCGCCGGACTCACCAGAGAGCTGGTGGAAACCAGGGCCAGGATGTCAGACATGAGAG GGGAGCTGGGCGAGGAGCAGAAGGTGGAACTGGAGCGGAACCTGAGCCAGGTGAAACGTCAAGAGCGGGAACTGAACCTGCTCAGAGAGAAGCTCTGCCAGATGTCCAGCCTGGTGGAGAAGAAGGATGGAGCCCTGAAAGCAGCAGCCGAAGAGTTAAG ACGAGCCCGAGACGACTGCCAGGCACTGAGGGATGCCGCCCGAGAAACGGCTGAAGAGACGGAAGATGCTCCTGGGATACCCGTGCAGGCGGGTGAAGCCTCTGAGAGG TGCTGGAAACGGGAAGAACACAAAGGTGGGTGCAGCAGCAGATGGAGGGACTGTAGAGGGATCGTACAGCCCGTTCCGCAGCGGTGGCAGCCAGCCTGCCAGCGAGGAAGGCTGGATGCGTGGGGGCCAAGCGCTGACTCACAGCCAGATGACGAGCGGGAG GAGCCGGCATTGGACTTGGCCGACCTCGGTGCAAAATGCCGAGGCCTCAGGCACGAGGAAACGATCCAGCGCCAAAAAGAAGGTTTGGGTGAGCTCCGGGAGAGAATAAAGATGCTGGAGAAGATGCAGTCCTCGG TTGTCATGAACAAGGTTTCGGAGCCACTAGTGGTCCTGATGAAAGACCTACCAGAGGACATAGTCCAGAAAACAGGTCTTGAGAAGGAAcctgcagctgtgtcaggaGTGAAGCTAAAAACCAGCAAG GTTCCTGGCTCTGGTCTGAATGGGGCCACCAATGAGGCAATGAGCTCGAAGATGGCAGATGAGATGGACCTTGGTGAGAAGATG TACCTGGATGTTCTTGGTGCTCTGGGCAGGCTGCTGAAGATGGAGGAGCTGTCGGGAATGCAGCCTCTGAAGCATCTTCCTCGGGAGGGGAGGCAGGAAGCTGGACTGCAGAGACGGAAGGACCTGGCACTGCTGTATGATAAGATCAGGCACCTCAAGAGCTGtctggagagaaaagaagaaatgctgaaagatTACGAGTCAAACGTGGAGCAACTCAG GTTGAACCAAGCGTCTCTGCAGAGATGCCAGGAGGAGATGTCCAAGCTGGACACTGAGGTCTACAAGGaggcagaagagaaggctctgctGAGGGAGGCCCTGGAGAGGACACAGCTCCAGCTGAGccaggagaagcagctgctgcgAGCAGCCAAACTGCAGAAG CCTGGAGCCAAGAAGCCCTTCTGCTCGGGAAAACTGAAGGCCAAACACCATGCAGCAGGAGGCTTCAAGAAGGGAAGCACATAG
- the LOC102093138 gene encoding forkhead-associated domain-containing protein 1 isoform X8: MAKTLAQAAARNEVELSQKLLTFDRELGAKTEEIRALREQISNLQKGSSQVFSYSLYERDLEIGRLRKEGEKLKRDHALAAGLVISLQREITGKEQKIQQLKDDVEKMKRESREKDHQLAVISAKCSRIKEEMKHELGEREVIIACRNRIEELERDLGRLQEEIQKCSTEQESTRNQLAQKAKAEEELKETCARQVLQLREMGRRERLLRAELGQGKEQLESFKTRVMRACSPAAACIAGKAVTEQQVIEKVGEICKENQQSHEREKGLQEELSSRLSKEKEVSANLEVFKKSVCGLQECLRSSCSSDSLRGQLGRLEVTILDPSVLAIGVAVVEMASVLLSWLEDTEQLLASTGMDPHASSKGLLAALRELLEDYQEATQRKRLLQAQLEKVQESQAALLQEHVKELEAKHKHDLQTKINQIILEKDKDNKEILESTIAKEKDKCKQSLEEEQKKTQDLESHLRSVTEVMEKKAKEQEVSDCKLREAVRNLEEAATREITLQQQVLVRDEQLKTIQEENEFQRRKLEEEILEYKEQIKQHSLTIVTLEERLVETKQQQKTLEEENAALVEKLEGFQGDAHQSTSGTCLEASPAAEMPGCVKFREELAAAQSILLSKEAVIAGLTRELVETRARMSDMRGELGEEQKVELERNLSQVKRQERELNLLREKLCQMSSLVEKKDGALKAAAEELRRARDDCQALRDAARETAEETEDAPGIPVQAGEASERCWKREEHKGGCSSRWRDCRGIVQPVPQRWQPACQRGRLDAWGPSADSQPDDEREEPALDLADLGAKCRGLRHEETIQRQKEGLGELRERIKMLEKMQSSVVMNKVSEPLVVLMKDLPEDIVQKTGLEKEPAAVSGVKLKTSKVPGSGLNGATNEAMSSKMADEMDLGEKMYLDVLGALGRLLKMEELSGMQPLKHLPREGRQEAGLQRRKDLALLYDKIRHLKSCLERKEEMLKDYESNVEQLRLNQASLQRCQEEMSKLDTEVYKEAEEKALLREALERTQLQLSQEKQLLRAAKLQKPGAKKPFCSGKLKAKHHAAGGFKKGST; encoded by the exons ATGGCGAAGACTTTGGCTCAGGCGGCGGCGAGGAACGAGGTGGAGCTGAGCCAGAAGCTGCTCACCTTCGACCGAGAGCTGGGAGCCAAAACAGAGGAGATCAGAGCCCTGAGGGAACAG ATCAGCAACCTGCAGAAAGGCTCGAGCCAGGTTTTCAGCTATTCCCTCTATGAAAGAGACCTGGAGATCGGAAGGCTGCGGAAAGAAGGCGAGAAGCTGAAGAGGGACCACGCTTTGGCTGCAG GTCTAGTGATCAGCCTGCAACGAGAGATCACCGGGAAGGAGCAGAAAATCCAGCAGCTCAAGGATGACGTTGAGAAGATGAAGAGGGAAAGCAGGGAAAAGGACCATCAGCTCGCGGTCATTTCTGCCAAG TGCTCTAGAATTAAAGAGGAAATGAAACATGAACTTGGAGAGCGAGAAGTAATAATTGCGTGCCGAAAT CGCATCGAGGAGCTGGAACGTGacctggggaggctgcaggaggaAATCCAGAAGTGTAGCACTGAGCAGGAGAGCACCCGAAACCAGCTGGCCCAGAAAGCCAAG GCTGAGGAGGAGCTGAAGGAAACCTGTGCCAGGCAAGTGCTGCAGCTGCGGGAGATGGGGCGCAGGGAGCGGCTGCTGCGAGCGGAGCTGGGGCAGGGCAAGGAGCAG CTGGAGTCCTTCAAAACCCGAGTGATGCGAGCctgttctccagcagcagcgTGCATTGCGGGGAAAGCCGTAACGGAGCAGCAG GTGATAGAGAAGGTCGGGGAGATCtgcaaagaaaaccaacaaagtCATGAGAGAGAGAAGGGTCTGCAGGAGGAATTAAGCTCCAGGCTCTCGAAGGAAAAGGAGGTGTCTGCAAATCTGGAGGTGTTCAAGAAATCTGTGTGTGGGCTCCAG GAGTGCCTgaggagctcctgcagcagtgACAGCCTGCGAGGGcagctggggaggctggaggtgaCAATCCTGGACCCCTCCGTCTTGGCCATTGGAGTggctgtggtggagatggcatcTGTCCTCCTGTCCTGGCTGGAGGacacagagcagctcctggcCAGCACAGGGATGGACCCGCATGCCTCCAGCAAAG GGCTCTTGGCTGCTCTCAGGGAATTGTTGGAGGATTATCAGGAAGCCACACAGAGGAAGAGGCTATTACAG GCTCAATTAGAGAAGGTCCAGGAGTCGCAGGCGGCTTTGCTGCAGGAGCACGTGAAGGAGCTGGAAGCGAAACACAAGCACGACctacagacaaaaataaatcaaatcatATTGGAAAAGGACAAGGACAACAAAGAG ATTCTGGAGAGCACCATCGCCAAGGAGAAGGACAAGTGCAAGCAGTCCCTggaggaagaacagaagaagaCCCAAGACCTGGAGAGCCACCTGCGAAGCGTGACCGAG GTAAtggaaaagaaggcaaaagagcaggaGGTTTCAGACTGCAAACTGAGAGAAGCTGTGCGCAACCTGGAGGAAGCTGCGACACGAGAG ATAACGTTGCAGCAACAGGTTCTCGTGCGAGACGAGCAGCTCAAGACCATTCAGGAGGAGAATGAGTTTCAGAGGCGGAAACTGGAAGAAGAAATACTGGAATATAAAGAGCAAATAAAGCAACATTCCCTGACAATTGTGACCTTAGAGGAAAGGTTGGTGGAgaccaagcagcagcagaagacgCTGGAGGAGGAAAATGCAGCGCTTGTGGAAAAATTAGAAG GATTTCAGGGTGATGCTCACCAGTCAACATCAGGAACTTGTCTGGAGgcttctcctgctgcagagATGCCCGGCTGTGT GAAATTCAGGGAGGAGCTGGCAGCGGCGCAGAGCATCCTCCTGTCCAAGGAGGCCGTCATCGCCGGACTCACCAGAGAGCTGGTGGAAACCAGGGCCAGGATGTCAGACATGAGAG GGGAGCTGGGCGAGGAGCAGAAGGTGGAACTGGAGCGGAACCTGAGCCAGGTGAAACGTCAAGAGCGGGAACTGAACCTGCTCAGAGAGAAGCTCTGCCAGATGTCCAGCCTGGTGGAGAAGAAGGATGGAGCCCTGAAAGCAGCAGCCGAAGAGTTAAG ACGAGCCCGAGACGACTGCCAGGCACTGAGGGATGCCGCCCGAGAAACGGCTGAAGAGACGGAAGATGCTCCTGGGATACCCGTGCAGGCGGGTGAAGCCTCTGAGAGG TGCTGGAAACGGGAAGAACACAAAGGTGGGTGCAGCAGCAGATGGAGGGACTGTAGAGGGATCGTACAGCCCGTTCCGCAGCGGTGGCAGCCAGCCTGCCAGCGAGGAAGGCTGGATGCGTGGGGGCCAAGCGCTGACTCACAGCCAGATGACGAGCGGGAG GAGCCGGCATTGGACTTGGCCGACCTCGGTGCAAAATGCCGAGGCCTCAGGCACGAGGAAACGATCCAGCGCCAAAAAGAAGGTTTGGGTGAGCTCCGGGAGAGAATAAAGATGCTGGAGAAGATGCAGTCCTCGG TTGTCATGAACAAGGTTTCGGAGCCACTAGTGGTCCTGATGAAAGACCTACCAGAGGACATAGTCCAGAAAACAGGTCTTGAGAAGGAAcctgcagctgtgtcaggaGTGAAGCTAAAAACCAGCAAG GTTCCTGGCTCTGGTCTGAATGGGGCCACCAATGAGGCAATGAGCTCGAAGATGGCAGATGAGATGGACCTTGGTGAGAAGATG TACCTGGATGTTCTTGGTGCTCTGGGCAGGCTGCTGAAGATGGAGGAGCTGTCGGGAATGCAGCCTCTGAAGCATCTTCCTCGGGAGGGGAGGCAGGAAGCTGGACTGCAGAGACGGAAGGACCTGGCACTGCTGTATGATAAGATCAGGCACCTCAAGAGCTGtctggagagaaaagaagaaatgctgaaagatTACGAGTCAAACGTGGAGCAACTCAG GTTGAACCAAGCGTCTCTGCAGAGATGCCAGGAGGAGATGTCCAAGCTGGACACTGAGGTCTACAAGGaggcagaagagaaggctctgctGAGGGAGGCCCTGGAGAGGACACAGCTCCAGCTGAGccaggagaagcagctgctgcgAGCAGCCAAACTGCAGAAG CCTGGAGCCAAGAAGCCCTTCTGCTCGGGAAAACTGAAGGCCAAACACCATGCAGCAGGAGGCTTCAAGAAGGGAAGCACATAG
- the LOC102093138 gene encoding forkhead-associated domain-containing protein 1 isoform X9 — protein MSETKGNEISNLQKGSSQVFSYSLYERDLEIGRLRKEGEKLKRDHALAAGLVISLQREITGKEQKIQQLKDDVEKMKRESREKDHQLAVISAKCSRIKEEMKHELGEREVIIACRNRIEELERDLGRLQEEIQKCSTEQESTRNQLAQKAKAEEELKETCARQVLQLREMGRRERLLRAELGQGKEQLESFKTRVMRACSPAAACIAGKAVTEQQVIEKVGEICKENQQSHEREKGLQEELSSRLSKEKEVSANLEVFKKSVCGLQECLRSSCSSDSLRGQLGRLEVTILDPSVLAIGVAVVEMASVLLSWLEDTEQLLASTGMDPHASSKGLLAALRELLEDYQEATQRKRLLQAQLEKVQESQAALLQEHVKELEAKHKHDLQTKINQIILEKDKDNKEILESTIAKEKDKCKQSLEEEQKKTQDLESHLRSVTEVMEKKAKEQEVSDCKLREAVRNLEEAATREITLQQQVLVRDEQLKTIQEENEFQRRKLEEEILEYKEQIKQHSLTIVTLEERLVETKQQQKTLEEENAALVEKLEGFQGDAHQSTSGTCLEASPAAEMPGCVKFREELAAAQSILLSKEAVIAGLTRELVETRARMSDMRGELGEEQKVELERNLSQVKRQERELNLLREKLCQMSSLVEKKDGALKAAAEELRRARDDCQALRDAARETAEETEDAPGIPVQAGEASERCWKREEHKGGCSSRWRDCRGIVQPVPQRWQPACQRGRLDAWGPSADSQPDDEREEPALDLADLGAKCRGLRHEETIQRQKEGLGELRERIKMLEKMQSSVVMNKVSEPLVVLMKDLPEDIVQKTGLEKEPAAVSGVKLKTSKVPGSGLNGATNEAMSSKMADEMDLGEKMYLDVLGALGRLLKMEELSGMQPLKHLPREGRQEAGLQRRKDLALLYDKIRHLKSCLERKEEMLKDYESNVEQLRLNQASLQRCQEEMSKLDTEVYKEAEEKALLREALERTQLQLSQEKQLLRAAKLQKPGAKKPFCSGKLKAKHHAAGGFKKGST, from the exons ATGTCTGAAACCAAGGGAAATGAG ATCAGCAACCTGCAGAAAGGCTCGAGCCAGGTTTTCAGCTATTCCCTCTATGAAAGAGACCTGGAGATCGGAAGGCTGCGGAAAGAAGGCGAGAAGCTGAAGAGGGACCACGCTTTGGCTGCAG GTCTAGTGATCAGCCTGCAACGAGAGATCACCGGGAAGGAGCAGAAAATCCAGCAGCTCAAGGATGACGTTGAGAAGATGAAGAGGGAAAGCAGGGAAAAGGACCATCAGCTCGCGGTCATTTCTGCCAAG TGCTCTAGAATTAAAGAGGAAATGAAACATGAACTTGGAGAGCGAGAAGTAATAATTGCGTGCCGAAAT CGCATCGAGGAGCTGGAACGTGacctggggaggctgcaggaggaAATCCAGAAGTGTAGCACTGAGCAGGAGAGCACCCGAAACCAGCTGGCCCAGAAAGCCAAG GCTGAGGAGGAGCTGAAGGAAACCTGTGCCAGGCAAGTGCTGCAGCTGCGGGAGATGGGGCGCAGGGAGCGGCTGCTGCGAGCGGAGCTGGGGCAGGGCAAGGAGCAG CTGGAGTCCTTCAAAACCCGAGTGATGCGAGCctgttctccagcagcagcgTGCATTGCGGGGAAAGCCGTAACGGAGCAGCAG GTGATAGAGAAGGTCGGGGAGATCtgcaaagaaaaccaacaaagtCATGAGAGAGAGAAGGGTCTGCAGGAGGAATTAAGCTCCAGGCTCTCGAAGGAAAAGGAGGTGTCTGCAAATCTGGAGGTGTTCAAGAAATCTGTGTGTGGGCTCCAG GAGTGCCTgaggagctcctgcagcagtgACAGCCTGCGAGGGcagctggggaggctggaggtgaCAATCCTGGACCCCTCCGTCTTGGCCATTGGAGTggctgtggtggagatggcatcTGTCCTCCTGTCCTGGCTGGAGGacacagagcagctcctggcCAGCACAGGGATGGACCCGCATGCCTCCAGCAAAG GGCTCTTGGCTGCTCTCAGGGAATTGTTGGAGGATTATCAGGAAGCCACACAGAGGAAGAGGCTATTACAG GCTCAATTAGAGAAGGTCCAGGAGTCGCAGGCGGCTTTGCTGCAGGAGCACGTGAAGGAGCTGGAAGCGAAACACAAGCACGACctacagacaaaaataaatcaaatcatATTGGAAAAGGACAAGGACAACAAAGAG ATTCTGGAGAGCACCATCGCCAAGGAGAAGGACAAGTGCAAGCAGTCCCTggaggaagaacagaagaagaCCCAAGACCTGGAGAGCCACCTGCGAAGCGTGACCGAG GTAAtggaaaagaaggcaaaagagcaggaGGTTTCAGACTGCAAACTGAGAGAAGCTGTGCGCAACCTGGAGGAAGCTGCGACACGAGAG ATAACGTTGCAGCAACAGGTTCTCGTGCGAGACGAGCAGCTCAAGACCATTCAGGAGGAGAATGAGTTTCAGAGGCGGAAACTGGAAGAAGAAATACTGGAATATAAAGAGCAAATAAAGCAACATTCCCTGACAATTGTGACCTTAGAGGAAAGGTTGGTGGAgaccaagcagcagcagaagacgCTGGAGGAGGAAAATGCAGCGCTTGTGGAAAAATTAGAAG GATTTCAGGGTGATGCTCACCAGTCAACATCAGGAACTTGTCTGGAGgcttctcctgctgcagagATGCCCGGCTGTGT GAAATTCAGGGAGGAGCTGGCAGCGGCGCAGAGCATCCTCCTGTCCAAGGAGGCCGTCATCGCCGGACTCACCAGAGAGCTGGTGGAAACCAGGGCCAGGATGTCAGACATGAGAG GGGAGCTGGGCGAGGAGCAGAAGGTGGAACTGGAGCGGAACCTGAGCCAGGTGAAACGTCAAGAGCGGGAACTGAACCTGCTCAGAGAGAAGCTCTGCCAGATGTCCAGCCTGGTGGAGAAGAAGGATGGAGCCCTGAAAGCAGCAGCCGAAGAGTTAAG ACGAGCCCGAGACGACTGCCAGGCACTGAGGGATGCCGCCCGAGAAACGGCTGAAGAGACGGAAGATGCTCCTGGGATACCCGTGCAGGCGGGTGAAGCCTCTGAGAGG TGCTGGAAACGGGAAGAACACAAAGGTGGGTGCAGCAGCAGATGGAGGGACTGTAGAGGGATCGTACAGCCCGTTCCGCAGCGGTGGCAGCCAGCCTGCCAGCGAGGAAGGCTGGATGCGTGGGGGCCAAGCGCTGACTCACAGCCAGATGACGAGCGGGAG GAGCCGGCATTGGACTTGGCCGACCTCGGTGCAAAATGCCGAGGCCTCAGGCACGAGGAAACGATCCAGCGCCAAAAAGAAGGTTTGGGTGAGCTCCGGGAGAGAATAAAGATGCTGGAGAAGATGCAGTCCTCGG TTGTCATGAACAAGGTTTCGGAGCCACTAGTGGTCCTGATGAAAGACCTACCAGAGGACATAGTCCAGAAAACAGGTCTTGAGAAGGAAcctgcagctgtgtcaggaGTGAAGCTAAAAACCAGCAAG GTTCCTGGCTCTGGTCTGAATGGGGCCACCAATGAGGCAATGAGCTCGAAGATGGCAGATGAGATGGACCTTGGTGAGAAGATG TACCTGGATGTTCTTGGTGCTCTGGGCAGGCTGCTGAAGATGGAGGAGCTGTCGGGAATGCAGCCTCTGAAGCATCTTCCTCGGGAGGGGAGGCAGGAAGCTGGACTGCAGAGACGGAAGGACCTGGCACTGCTGTATGATAAGATCAGGCACCTCAAGAGCTGtctggagagaaaagaagaaatgctgaaagatTACGAGTCAAACGTGGAGCAACTCAG GTTGAACCAAGCGTCTCTGCAGAGATGCCAGGAGGAGATGTCCAAGCTGGACACTGAGGTCTACAAGGaggcagaagagaaggctctgctGAGGGAGGCCCTGGAGAGGACACAGCTCCAGCTGAGccaggagaagcagctgctgcgAGCAGCCAAACTGCAGAAG CCTGGAGCCAAGAAGCCCTTCTGCTCGGGAAAACTGAAGGCCAAACACCATGCAGCAGGAGGCTTCAAGAAGGGAAGCACATAG